In Cystobacter fuscus DSM 2262, a single window of DNA contains:
- a CDS encoding RNA polymerase sigma factor: MGSVRGGAAMSGGVEGAGGTGRERFEAEIQPLLPRLHRLCLALCHDKQEAEDLLQDALVRAYVHRGSFQERGSLFGWLCGIIRNQFIETRRAVARRRSLLDSVLEGASSVLGALFTGGVEQKDPEARLCSSEEAELMVRCLHALPEKFRLVVLLCDVEELGYEEVSAALGIPVGTVKSRHFRGRAQLGAAFKARLAQAPAAVNAGGRS, from the coding sequence GTGGGGTCCGTCCGGGGCGGGGCGGCGATGAGCGGCGGGGTGGAGGGCGCGGGCGGGACGGGACGGGAGCGTTTCGAGGCGGAGATCCAGCCGCTGCTGCCGCGTCTTCACCGGCTCTGTCTGGCGCTGTGCCACGACAAGCAGGAGGCGGAGGACTTGCTGCAAGACGCCCTGGTGCGGGCCTACGTCCATCGCGGGAGTTTCCAGGAAAGGGGGTCCTTGTTTGGCTGGCTGTGTGGAATCATTCGCAACCAGTTCATCGAAACACGGCGCGCGGTCGCCCGGCGCCGATCGTTGTTGGACTCGGTGCTCGAGGGGGCCTCGTCGGTGCTGGGCGCGCTCTTCACCGGTGGAGTGGAGCAGAAGGATCCCGAGGCCCGGCTGTGCAGCAGCGAGGAGGCCGAGCTGATGGTGCGCTGCCTGCACGCCCTGCCCGAGAAGTTCCGTCTGGTGGTGTTGCTCTGTGACGTGGAAGAGCTGGGGTACGAAGAGGTGTCCGCGGCGCTTGGGATTCCGGTGGGGACCGTGAAGAGCCGTCATTTCCGGGGACGAGCCCAGCTGGGCGCCGCCTTCAAGGCGCGACTCGCCCAGGCCCCGGCCGCCGTCAACGCAGGAGGTCGTTCATGA
- a CDS encoding alpha-ketoglutarate-dependent dioxygenase AlkB, whose protein sequence is MASPPRHGRSLAHKARQRTPGHHYNASFLPAAERAAILGWLGQLHPLWEERYSKHFPPPPGQSQRRLLRPVYWLGNWQFACLDYYRPPKGVKNRCVKAEPFPAVLQRQVAKVEELARRMFRGPDMPEGWHLNTCLVNFYGSRLEDGQWVDTARVGEHKDFEPGPVASLSLGERALIQFVTSSRPGERDEVVLEQWLDDGALQLFGGARWKEQTFHRVQRVDTRGGHVMPPEMPDFKTRRINLTFRYVPDVHVTPFAQLSPEAREDVRPYMETLARHSAFFRAELEREART, encoded by the coding sequence ATGGCTTCTCCTCCCCGTCACGGCCGCTCGCTGGCGCACAAGGCCCGTCAGCGCACGCCGGGCCATCACTACAACGCGAGCTTCCTGCCCGCGGCCGAGCGCGCCGCCATCCTCGGTTGGTTGGGTCAGCTGCACCCCTTGTGGGAGGAGCGCTACTCCAAGCATTTCCCCCCGCCCCCGGGCCAGTCCCAGCGGCGCCTGTTGCGGCCGGTGTACTGGTTGGGCAACTGGCAGTTCGCCTGTCTCGACTACTACCGGCCCCCCAAGGGCGTGAAGAACCGCTGCGTGAAGGCGGAGCCCTTTCCGGCGGTGCTCCAGCGGCAGGTGGCCAAGGTGGAGGAGCTCGCGCGCCGCATGTTCCGGGGCCCGGACATGCCCGAGGGCTGGCACCTCAACACATGCCTGGTGAACTTCTACGGCAGCCGTCTGGAGGACGGGCAGTGGGTGGACACCGCCCGGGTGGGGGAGCACAAGGACTTCGAGCCCGGGCCGGTGGCCTCGCTGTCGCTGGGCGAGCGCGCGCTCATCCAATTCGTCACCTCCAGCCGCCCGGGCGAGCGCGACGAGGTGGTGCTCGAGCAGTGGCTCGATGATGGGGCCCTGCAGCTCTTCGGTGGGGCGCGCTGGAAGGAGCAGACCTTCCACCGGGTGCAGCGGGTGGACACGCGCGGGGGCCACGTGATGCCCCCGGAGATGCCGGACTTCAAGACCCGGCGCATCAACCTCACCTTCCGCTACGTGCCGGACGTGCACGTGACGCCCTTCGCCCAGCTGTCCCCCGAGGCGCGCGAGGACGTGCGGCCCTACATGGAGACGCTCGCGCGCCACAGCGCCTTCTTCCGCGCGGAGCTGGAGCGCGAAGCGCGGACGTGA
- a CDS encoding AAA family ATPase has translation MKLTELRIHQYRDVAPGAHLVFGPSLNLVLGENGTGRTTLLDLLTRVLASDFSGLIREEFSLEYAFTFPGMTLQVRVRNTLPDFSRPADAGPEPQALVPRGEPVDAPTPQPFMEVTLELDAPAARLVLRADAQGLAWEVNGQIAYSQTMHWSLLDRTVWVVLFLGAQRLEPEFKERLKELLRRTFLLAPGRFDEGLGTYERISQAQYGMEMRGEEVFPLGLMSLPTWLPGVLRERAEQALATGFIDIRHDELERGFLGRFVTLAGLGAGRFRVELLDKRSYEGGGRLEFGRFGFGFTRRDGAVLSREHLGYGQKRLLSLLYYLDVNEDFLIADELAHALHPRWVEAVVRELGGRQSFVTSQNPLLFEYVTFASADEARASLIHCGLEVHEERERKVWSNPSLDTAERLFGDYRRGGSSLATLLRIHGLW, from the coding sequence ATGAAGCTCACCGAGCTGCGCATCCACCAGTACCGCGACGTCGCGCCGGGCGCCCACCTCGTCTTCGGCCCCTCGCTCAACCTGGTGCTCGGCGAGAACGGCACCGGCCGCACGACGCTGCTGGATCTCCTCACGCGCGTGCTCGCCTCGGACTTCTCCGGGCTCATCCGAGAGGAGTTCTCCCTGGAGTACGCCTTCACCTTTCCCGGGATGACGCTCCAGGTGCGCGTGCGCAACACGCTCCCGGACTTCTCGCGGCCCGCGGACGCCGGCCCCGAGCCCCAGGCGCTCGTGCCGCGAGGCGAGCCCGTGGACGCGCCCACGCCCCAGCCCTTCATGGAGGTGACGCTCGAGCTCGACGCGCCCGCCGCGCGGCTGGTGCTGCGCGCGGATGCGCAGGGCCTGGCCTGGGAGGTGAACGGACAGATCGCCTACTCCCAGACGATGCACTGGTCGCTGTTGGATCGCACCGTCTGGGTGGTGCTCTTCCTGGGAGCGCAGCGGCTGGAGCCCGAATTCAAGGAGCGGCTCAAGGAGCTGTTGCGCCGCACCTTCCTGCTCGCCCCGGGGCGCTTCGACGAGGGACTGGGCACCTACGAGCGGATTTCCCAGGCGCAGTACGGCATGGAGATGCGGGGCGAGGAGGTGTTCCCGCTCGGGCTGATGTCGCTGCCCACGTGGCTGCCCGGGGTGCTGCGCGAGCGCGCGGAGCAGGCGCTGGCCACGGGCTTCATCGACATCCGCCATGACGAGCTCGAGCGAGGCTTCCTCGGCCGCTTCGTCACCCTGGCGGGGCTGGGCGCGGGGCGCTTCCGCGTGGAGCTGCTGGACAAGCGCAGCTACGAGGGCGGGGGACGCCTGGAGTTCGGCCGCTTCGGCTTCGGCTTCACCCGGCGCGACGGCGCGGTGCTGTCGCGCGAGCACCTGGGCTACGGCCAGAAGCGGCTCCTGTCGCTCTTGTACTACCTGGACGTCAACGAGGACTTCCTCATCGCCGACGAGCTGGCCCATGCGCTGCACCCGCGCTGGGTGGAGGCCGTCGTGCGCGAGCTGGGCGGCCGGCAGTCCTTCGTGACCAGCCAGAACCCGCTGCTCTTCGAGTACGTCACCTTCGCGTCCGCGGACGAGGCGCGCGCCTCGCTCATCCACTGCGGCCTGGAAGTGCACGAGGAGCGCGAGCGCAAGGTCTGGTCCAACCCCTCCCTGGACACCGCCGAGCGGCTCTTCGGCGACTACCGGAGGGGCGGCTCGTCGCTGGCGACCCTCTTGCGCATCCACGGACTGTGGTGA
- a CDS encoding thioesterase II family protein, with product MSVPPVYRRWVTCPEPRPQASLRLFCFHFAGGDASIYRLWTTQLPATIEVCPIELPGRATRRAEPPITDFPTLIETLARRVLPFLKERPFAFFGHSFGGVIAFELTRTLRRMGAPMPVRLFLSACPALHLRPRAAPPISHLPDTEFLEQIALRFGTPREVLTSEDVRETVLPALRADLFLAESYRYVPEPPLDVPLSSFGATEDATVRPQEVHEWGEQTTADFRPRMFPGNHFYLTAERPRLYRALLEDLQFP from the coding sequence ATGTCCGTCCCTCCCGTCTACCGCCGCTGGGTGACCTGTCCCGAGCCGCGTCCCCAGGCGAGCCTGCGTCTGTTCTGCTTCCACTTCGCGGGAGGAGACGCCTCCATCTACCGGCTGTGGACCACCCAATTGCCCGCCACCATCGAGGTGTGCCCCATCGAGCTGCCGGGCCGGGCCACGCGCCGCGCCGAGCCCCCCATCACCGACTTCCCCACGCTCATCGAGACACTGGCGCGCCGCGTGCTGCCCTTCCTCAAGGAGCGGCCCTTCGCCTTCTTCGGCCACAGCTTCGGAGGCGTCATCGCCTTCGAGCTGACGCGGACGCTGCGCCGGATGGGCGCCCCCATGCCCGTGCGCCTCTTCCTGTCCGCCTGCCCGGCGCTGCATCTGCGGCCCCGGGCCGCGCCCCCCATCAGCCACCTGCCGGACACGGAGTTCCTGGAGCAGATCGCCCTGCGCTTCGGCACGCCCCGGGAGGTGCTCACCAGCGAGGACGTGCGCGAGACGGTGCTGCCCGCGCTGCGCGCGGATCTCTTCCTCGCCGAGAGCTACCGGTACGTGCCGGAGCCACCCCTGGACGTGCCCCTGTCGTCCTTTGGCGCCACCGAGGACGCGACGGTCCGTCCCCAGGAAGTGCACGAGTGGGGAGAGCAGACCACCGCGGACTTCCGCCCGAGGATGTTCCCGGGCAACCACTTCTACCTCACCGCCGAGCGCCCCCGGCTCTACCGGGCCCTGCTGGAGGATCTGCAATTTCCGTGA
- a CDS encoding sensor histidine kinase, which yields MTSSRSNPSEEVPACSTPVSKARESRSREVVPLEEEHERLLALADVSSQIFWTSAGIEKSVGGLPGWMDFTGQPAEALRGSAWLNFVHPEDRPHVEQVLERGQAERAAFSVSFRLRRSDGQYIWMLGRAVPLLDAEGGVREWVGTSTNIHAYRQAQERASFLARAGELLSSSLDYDATLAALARLTVPALADWCILDVLGPNGQFIRAQVVSADPSQEFLVQDVRGLTPLPRDNASYPPTLALLKGRASLVPDVTDELLRQMAWDAQHLSILRRAGLRSLLTVPLLAHGRILGALTLTLSTPGRRYDEEDLRFAQELAHRAALSVDNARLYREAREAIRLRDEFLSVASHELKTPLTPLSLKLQSLERSAEAHPDSSLAPLVRSTVQAGRQQLRKLTTLMNGLLDVSLIASGCVELRREQVDLLSVVRQVVARLTPRASKFQAPLIVEADSPVVGQWDRSRLEQVVTHLLDNALKYGAGAPVVIRVTVDDGFARLSVRDKGIGIAPEESRRIFERYARAVSERNYGGLGLGLYITRAIVEAEGGRVRVHSALGQGATFVVELPLRT from the coding sequence ATGACGTCCTCTCGCTCCAATCCCTCGGAGGAGGTTCCGGCCTGCTCCACCCCTGTCTCCAAGGCCCGTGAGTCTCGCTCTCGGGAAGTCGTGCCCCTGGAGGAGGAGCACGAGCGCCTGCTCGCCCTGGCGGACGTGTCCTCCCAGATCTTCTGGACGAGCGCGGGGATCGAGAAGTCGGTGGGGGGTCTGCCAGGCTGGATGGACTTCACCGGGCAGCCCGCCGAGGCCCTGCGGGGCAGTGCGTGGCTGAACTTCGTCCATCCGGAGGATCGGCCCCATGTCGAGCAGGTCCTGGAGCGAGGTCAGGCCGAGCGCGCCGCCTTCTCCGTGTCCTTCCGGCTGCGCCGCTCGGACGGCCAGTACATCTGGATGTTGGGGCGGGCCGTCCCCCTGCTCGACGCGGAGGGCGGGGTGCGCGAGTGGGTGGGCACCAGCACGAACATCCATGCCTATCGCCAGGCGCAGGAGCGCGCGTCCTTTCTCGCCCGGGCGGGTGAGTTGCTCTCCTCCTCGTTGGACTACGACGCCACGCTCGCCGCGCTCGCCCGGCTCACGGTGCCCGCGCTCGCCGACTGGTGCATCCTGGACGTGCTGGGCCCGAACGGACAGTTCATCCGTGCCCAGGTGGTGTCGGCGGACCCGTCCCAGGAGTTCCTCGTCCAGGATGTGCGCGGACTCACCCCGCTGCCCCGCGACAATGCCTCCTATCCTCCCACGCTGGCGCTCCTGAAGGGCCGTGCCTCGCTGGTGCCGGACGTGACGGATGAGCTGTTGCGCCAGATGGCATGGGACGCGCAGCACCTCTCGATCCTGCGCCGCGCGGGCCTCCGCTCGTTGCTCACCGTGCCCCTGCTCGCCCATGGGCGCATCCTCGGGGCCCTCACCCTCACCCTGTCCACCCCGGGCCGCCGCTACGACGAGGAGGATCTGCGCTTCGCCCAGGAGCTCGCCCATCGCGCGGCGCTCTCGGTGGACAACGCCCGGCTCTACCGCGAGGCCCGGGAGGCCATCCGCCTGCGCGACGAGTTCCTCTCCGTCGCCAGCCACGAGCTCAAGACGCCCCTGACGCCCCTGAGCCTCAAGTTGCAATCGCTCGAGCGCTCCGCCGAGGCCCATCCCGACTCGTCCCTGGCGCCCCTGGTGCGCTCCACCGTTCAGGCGGGGCGGCAGCAGTTGCGCAAGCTCACCACGTTGATGAATGGTCTGCTGGACGTCTCGCTCATCGCCTCGGGCTGCGTCGAGCTGCGGCGCGAGCAGGTGGATCTGCTCTCCGTGGTGCGTCAGGTGGTCGCCCGGCTCACGCCGCGCGCCAGCAAGTTCCAGGCCCCCCTGATCGTCGAGGCCGACTCCCCGGTCGTCGGCCAGTGGGATCGCTCCCGGTTGGAGCAGGTGGTGACCCACCTGCTGGACAACGCGCTGAAGTACGGGGCGGGCGCGCCCGTGGTCATTCGCGTGACGGTGGACGACGGGTTCGCGCGCCTGTCGGTGCGGGACAAGGGCATCGGCATCGCGCCGGAAGAGTCCCGCCGCATCTTCGAGCGCTATGCCCGCGCGGTGTCCGAGCGCAATTATGGAGGCTTGGGCCTGGGGCTCTACATCACCCGCGCCATCGTGGAGGCCGAGGGGGGCCGAGTGCGTGTGCACAGCGCGCTCGGCCAGGGCGCGACCTTCGTGGTGGAGTTGCCGCTGCGCACGTGA
- a CDS encoding HAD family hydrolase, with amino-acid sequence MPKAIIFEVDGTLVDSNVLRARAWQESLARYGVQVRLPRVLAQLGREGDRFLSALLSEEDYLRHADELTSYHRALFHEEYVSRVRPFLGVTELLQRLRDEGWRIALASSAEPDELEHYIELLGVADLIDARTTDAEVEGHRLNEEIPAEAIRLLGLDGTDEALTVSALPHDIEGAVRLGLRCLGLVCGGFSEEDLRGAGAMAVFGSPQDLLARYAESPLATEP; translated from the coding sequence GTGCCCAAGGCAATCATCTTCGAGGTGGATGGGACGCTGGTGGACTCCAATGTGCTGCGCGCGCGGGCCTGGCAGGAGTCGCTGGCGCGCTATGGTGTCCAGGTGCGGCTGCCGCGGGTGCTCGCGCAGCTGGGTCGCGAGGGAGACCGGTTCCTGTCCGCCCTGCTCTCGGAGGAGGACTACCTGCGCCACGCGGATGAGCTGACGAGCTATCACCGGGCGCTCTTCCACGAGGAGTACGTCTCGCGCGTGCGGCCCTTCCTGGGCGTCACCGAGCTGCTCCAGCGCCTGCGGGACGAGGGCTGGCGCATCGCCCTGGCCTCCAGCGCGGAGCCCGACGAGCTGGAGCACTACATCGAGCTGCTCGGGGTGGCGGACCTCATCGACGCGCGCACCACGGACGCGGAGGTGGAAGGCCACCGGTTGAACGAGGAGATTCCCGCGGAGGCCATCCGCCTGTTGGGGCTGGATGGCACCGACGAGGCGCTCACGGTGTCCGCGCTGCCCCATGACATCGAGGGCGCCGTGCGCCTGGGCCTGCGCTGCCTGGGGCTGGTGTGCGGGGGCTTCTCGGAGGAGGACCTGCGGGGCGCCGGGGCGATGGCCGTCTTCGGCTCGCCGCAGGATCTGCTCGCGCGCTACGCCGAGTCGCCCCTGGCCACGGAGCCCTGA
- a CDS encoding fatty acid desaturase: protein MSQPRPLEFFRSTEKEPHLERARTILRAHPELKDLCGPTPITAAFVLLLVAGQVGLAWALRDSPWWALLAAAWFVGAFLDHGLWVLIHECTHNLVFKAPRANALLQIFANLPILFPAAISFRKYHLIHHRFQGDLELDADLASPFEAKVIGNTFFGKAFWMLNFWAFQALRVQRLKRVPFFDGWYIANLAVQLAFIGGSYALMGPRALAFMFLSSIFAIGLHPLGARWIQEHYLVKPPQETYSYYGPLNWVAFNVGYHNEHHDVMRVPWTRLPQVKKIAPEYYDTLHSHRSWTALWLKFLFDPTLSLYSRMTRSGDSGKGSLKLPDEPAKAA from the coding sequence TTGAGTCAGCCGCGCCCCCTGGAGTTTTTCCGTAGCACGGAGAAGGAGCCCCACCTGGAGCGGGCTCGCACCATCCTGCGTGCCCACCCCGAACTCAAGGATCTGTGCGGCCCGACCCCCATCACCGCCGCCTTCGTGCTGTTGCTGGTGGCGGGTCAGGTGGGCCTCGCCTGGGCCCTGCGCGACTCGCCCTGGTGGGCGCTGCTCGCCGCCGCGTGGTTCGTTGGCGCCTTCCTGGACCACGGCCTGTGGGTGCTCATCCACGAGTGCACCCACAACCTCGTCTTCAAGGCCCCTCGCGCCAACGCCCTCCTGCAGATCTTCGCCAACCTGCCCATCCTCTTCCCGGCGGCCATCTCCTTCCGCAAGTACCACCTCATCCATCACCGCTTCCAAGGGGACCTGGAGCTGGACGCGGACCTGGCCTCGCCCTTCGAGGCGAAGGTCATCGGCAACACGTTCTTCGGCAAGGCGTTCTGGATGCTCAACTTCTGGGCCTTCCAGGCGCTGCGCGTGCAGCGGCTCAAACGCGTGCCCTTCTTCGACGGGTGGTACATCGCCAACCTCGCCGTGCAGCTGGCCTTCATCGGCGGCAGCTACGCGCTGATGGGGCCGCGCGCGCTCGCCTTCATGTTCCTCTCCTCCATCTTCGCCATCGGCCTGCACCCGCTGGGCGCGCGGTGGATCCAGGAGCACTACCTCGTCAAGCCGCCGCAGGAGACGTACTCGTACTACGGCCCGCTCAACTGGGTGGCGTTCAACGTGGGCTACCACAACGAGCACCACGACGTGATGCGCGTGCCCTGGACGCGCCTGCCCCAGGTGAAGAAGATCGCCCCCGAGTACTACGACACGCTGCACTCCCACCGCTCGTGGACGGCGCTGTGGCTCAAGTTCCTCTTCGACCCGACCCTGTCGCTCTACAGCCGCATGACGCGCTCGGGCGACTCGGGTAAGGGCTCGCTGAAGCTCCCGGACGAGCCCGCCAAGGCCGCGTGA
- a CDS encoding patatin-like phospholipase family protein, with the protein MSSSLTLRAGPDAVRLIRERGLRVEDIDVVAGASGGPRWLVLAGLDRMLFGDFFRARTRPLHLIGSSIGSWRLCCLAQNEPVAALGRFAEAYITQRYPPNPSAALVSTTSRGVVDAIVGTDGETQILGHPWARLHVLTNRCRGLSASEQRHLQTLGLTLSALGNLVSRRTLGLQIERVIFHSAGDTSPFRGLKDLPSVHLPLTRENLRPALLASGSIPLAMSGVRIDGAGPGVHRDGGILDYHPDLDFGVGEGLVLYPHFYPYLVPGYFDSALLWRRAGPANFRRALLLSPSPEFVARLPFGKIPDLDDFYRLSDAERMRAWRQVLSESERMGDELRELLATGRLAERLQPLR; encoded by the coding sequence ATGAGTTCGAGCCTCACCCTGCGCGCCGGTCCGGATGCCGTGCGACTGATTCGTGAACGGGGACTGCGCGTGGAGGACATCGACGTGGTGGCGGGTGCCTCGGGCGGACCGCGCTGGCTGGTGCTGGCCGGGTTGGATCGCATGCTCTTTGGCGACTTCTTCCGCGCGCGCACCCGTCCGCTCCACCTGATTGGCTCGTCCATCGGCAGCTGGCGCCTGTGCTGCCTCGCCCAGAACGAGCCCGTCGCGGCCCTGGGGCGCTTCGCCGAGGCGTACATCACCCAGCGCTACCCGCCCAATCCCTCCGCCGCACTGGTGAGCACCACCAGCCGGGGCGTCGTGGACGCCATCGTGGGCACCGACGGCGAGACCCAGATTCTCGGCCACCCCTGGGCGCGGTTGCACGTGCTGACCAACCGGTGCCGGGGCCTGTCCGCCAGCGAGCAGCGTCACCTGCAGACGCTGGGGCTCACCCTGAGCGCCCTGGGCAACCTGGTGAGCCGCCGCACCCTGGGGCTTCAAATCGAGCGGGTCATCTTCCACAGCGCCGGAGACACCAGCCCCTTCCGGGGCCTCAAGGATCTGCCCTCCGTGCACCTGCCCCTGACGCGCGAGAACCTGCGGCCCGCGCTGCTGGCCTCGGGCTCCATTCCCCTGGCCATGAGCGGGGTGCGCATCGACGGCGCCGGGCCCGGGGTCCATCGCGACGGTGGGATTCTCGACTACCACCCGGACCTGGACTTCGGCGTGGGCGAGGGGCTGGTGCTCTACCCCCACTTCTACCCCTACCTCGTGCCCGGCTACTTCGACAGCGCGCTCTTGTGGCGCCGGGCCGGGCCCGCCAACTTCCGCCGGGCCCTGCTGCTCTCCCCGTCGCCGGAGTTCGTCGCGCGCCTGCCCTTCGGGAAGATCCCCGACCTGGATGACTTCTACCGCCTGTCCGACGCGGAGCGGATGCGCGCCTGGCGCCAGGTGCTGAGCGAAAGCGAGCGCATGGGTGACGAGCTGCGCGAGTTGCTGGCCACCGGAAGGCTCGCCGAGCGCCTCCAACCCCTGCGCTGA
- a CDS encoding prepilin-type N-terminal cleavage/methylation domain-containing protein, with product MRQSASRSTRGFTLIELMIVVAIIGILAAVAIPNFIKFQARAKQAEAKSNLRTWFVGQRAYQQEKGTYSEFSTTIGFSPERGNRYAYYFAQNQQCEQRGASGISIPKDANCISVDEAKFKVASAQPAFVPISFSWNEGSGGDPKSPGMSGPCPGCNIDAFAAGDIDGDTGGVDTWHIATKDAKLSTAPCGNEELLVIAGVPLNTYNDVECDK from the coding sequence ATGCGCCAGTCCGCTTCCCGTTCGACTCGTGGCTTCACGCTCATCGAGCTGATGATCGTCGTGGCCATCATCGGAATCCTCGCCGCGGTCGCCATTCCGAACTTCATCAAGTTCCAGGCCCGCGCCAAGCAGGCGGAAGCCAAGTCCAATCTGAGGACGTGGTTCGTCGGCCAGCGCGCCTACCAGCAGGAGAAGGGCACCTACTCGGAGTTCTCGACGACGATCGGCTTCTCGCCGGAGCGAGGCAACCGCTACGCCTACTACTTCGCGCAGAACCAGCAGTGCGAGCAGCGCGGGGCCTCGGGGATCTCCATTCCCAAGGACGCCAACTGCATCTCCGTGGACGAGGCGAAGTTCAAGGTGGCGAGCGCCCAGCCCGCCTTCGTGCCCATCTCCTTCTCCTGGAACGAGGGAAGCGGGGGCGATCCCAAGTCGCCGGGCATGTCGGGACCCTGCCCGGGCTGCAACATCGACGCGTTCGCGGCGGGTGACATCGACGGCGATACCGGGGGCGTGGACACCTGGCACATCGCCACCAAGGACGCGAAGCTGAGCACGGCCCCGTGTGGCAACGAGGAGCTGCTCGTCATCGCGGGCGTGCCGCTCAACACCTACAACGACGTGGAGTGCGACAAGTAG
- a CDS encoding SDR family NAD(P)-dependent oxidoreductase, which translates to MNRTIDPRSRWTLVTGASSGLGLEMARAIARDHGGNVLLVARRKDRLEALCEELRTKHGVQAAFIVADLSRPDDVERVFAEATRERVLHGAILNAGVTYWGEAMKLDWDAFQALLNTNVTSMVRLSSLLLPHLVEQARGGAAGLMLISSVAAFIPVPYQAAYSGTKAFILSYGQALAQELRHTGVSVTVFAPGGISTELLENSGLSRRFKAGDLGVMTAAQCATHAVRAFVQRKELSVPGLINQTLALAARLLPRGLLAQRTAAMYRPER; encoded by the coding sequence ATGAATCGGACGATCGACCCGCGGTCCCGGTGGACACTCGTCACCGGGGCTTCTTCGGGGCTGGGATTGGAAATGGCCCGCGCCATCGCCAGGGATCACGGAGGCAACGTGCTCCTGGTGGCGCGGCGCAAGGATCGGCTGGAAGCCCTGTGCGAGGAGCTGCGCACGAAACATGGCGTCCAGGCCGCCTTCATCGTGGCGGACCTGTCGCGCCCCGACGACGTGGAGCGCGTCTTCGCCGAGGCCACCCGGGAGCGCGTGCTCCACGGCGCCATCCTCAACGCGGGCGTCACCTACTGGGGTGAGGCCATGAAGCTGGACTGGGACGCGTTCCAGGCCCTGCTCAACACCAACGTCACCAGCATGGTGCGCCTGTCGAGCCTGCTGCTGCCCCACCTGGTCGAGCAGGCGCGCGGCGGCGCGGCCGGGCTGATGCTCATCTCCAGCGTGGCGGCGTTCATCCCCGTGCCGTACCAGGCGGCCTACAGCGGCACCAAGGCCTTCATCCTCAGCTATGGGCAGGCGCTGGCGCAGGAGCTGCGGCACACGGGCGTGTCCGTCACCGTCTTCGCCCCGGGCGGCATCTCCACCGAGCTGCTGGAGAACTCCGGGCTGTCGCGGCGCTTCAAGGCGGGAGACCTGGGAGTGATGACGGCCGCGCAGTGCGCCACGCACGCCGTGCGCGCCTTCGTCCAACGCAAGGAGCTGTCCGTCCCCGGACTCATCAACCAGACGCTGGCGCTGGCCGCGAGGCTCCTGCCGCGCGGCCTGCTCGCCCAACGCACCGCCGCCATGTACCGGCCCGAGCGCTGA
- a CDS encoding SGNH/GDSL hydrolase family protein, giving the protein MFSRFDGQRFSLACALTASLVVGGDALASTINQNTSWTINRGATTTYRVVAYGDSIFAGYKGSLSSVAKRSGPQVQGEYLAREFNANMEVIRRTKSGAKADDIYNNKIVSERSYMQTSNTRVVMFEMCGNDYLQARSAFEDQSGTCSYSGLDTALANCTTYTEKAMQAINQYATTAKAKIVMNIYYPGFNTDNKLTTCSDPATGKPINQRQKFLPYLAKSNWRTCSLAEKYGFKCADAFAEYMGADYDSNGDGQIDREALRYKSGETEAAYVTRVTSTLVATLRDSNTHFVNASTSYDYLQSDDTHPTFYGTSLSVGTFGGTATGSGAPDFADSAVIDGQNTQWNKSGHERMGWIFSTLDPTTP; this is encoded by the coding sequence ATGTTTTCTCGTTTCGACGGGCAGAGGTTTTCCCTTGCCTGCGCGCTCACCGCCTCCCTCGTGGTGGGTGGCGACGCGCTCGCGAGCACCATCAATCAGAACACCTCGTGGACCATCAACCGCGGAGCCACCACGACGTATCGCGTCGTGGCCTATGGCGACTCCATCTTCGCGGGCTACAAGGGCTCGCTCAGCAGCGTGGCCAAGCGTTCGGGTCCCCAGGTGCAGGGGGAGTATCTGGCGCGCGAGTTCAACGCGAACATGGAAGTCATCCGCCGCACCAAGTCGGGCGCCAAGGCCGACGACATCTACAACAACAAGATCGTCTCCGAGCGCTCGTACATGCAGACGAGCAACACCCGCGTGGTGATGTTCGAGATGTGCGGGAACGACTACCTCCAGGCGCGCTCGGCCTTCGAGGATCAGAGCGGGACGTGTAGCTACAGCGGCCTGGACACGGCCCTGGCCAACTGCACCACGTACACGGAGAAGGCCATGCAGGCCATCAACCAGTACGCCACCACGGCCAAGGCGAAGATCGTGATGAACATCTACTACCCGGGGTTCAACACGGACAACAAGCTCACCACCTGCTCGGACCCGGCGACGGGCAAGCCCATCAACCAGCGGCAGAAGTTCCTGCCCTACCTGGCCAAGAGCAACTGGCGCACGTGCAGCCTGGCGGAGAAGTATGGCTTCAAGTGCGCGGACGCCTTCGCCGAGTACATGGGCGCCGACTACGACTCCAACGGCGACGGGCAGATCGACCGCGAGGCGCTGCGCTACAAGTCGGGCGAGACCGAGGCCGCCTACGTCACCCGCGTCACCAGCACGCTCGTGGCCACCCTGCGTGACTCCAACACGCACTTCGTCAACGCGAGCACCAGCTACGACTACCTGCAGTCGGACGACACGCACCCCACGTTCTACGGCACCTCGCTCTCCGTGGGCACCTTCGGCGGCACGGCCACGGGCTCGGGCGCCCCGGACTTCGCCGACTCGGCGGTGATCGACGGGCAGAACACCCAGTGGAACAAGTCCGGCCACGAGCGCATGGGCTGGATCTTCTCCACCCTGGATCCCACCACGCCCTGA